From a region of the Paenibacillus segetis genome:
- a CDS encoding methyl-accepting chemotaxis protein gives MKNSLQATTNVKKSWLGNMGFNPSKSVGARLFVIFFFATMVFVLSLGLVSYNMSKNTIQNNAQLANQQAVSLTAEKLELILQRYEDSLQQSLFTSELQDMVRQASLESTDSRQQIVLKQKISAALGNWVFANPGVLAAYIIPKNDIMANVVYGTADEEFLDGVKDHEWYKTLMETKQSLWLAGESRSEDQPPSIFRLAKTLANSRGNSSYVVVVDMRTSIMTDELKKADLGGQSLLQLVTSDKQMIASSDDTGSFSSEAVFAGNESQKEQGSLKGKDVNGRPVLTVYSTIGLTHWKLVSTLPVAYLVKDVNKIISTTYITAGIVALIALFIGIWMAKTIADPLRTMQGLMQRAAKGNLNVRMKQRGKDEIGQLSSSFNDMMEQITSLVEQTHLTAIEVLDTAGELSDASRKTAISAKEIAVATEEIAIGATNLALEAERGNGFTEQFSDEMGRVIEANRAMNNAALAVGESSVRGITQLEALLETTQSTEQSTEILLGKVSSLNETASSVLQILEVLQNITKQTNILSLNATIEAARAGVAGKGFKVVADEIRGLAEQSRQSIDMVRQITDRIMSEMNDTVNVLSEVIPLYGVQMKAVKGTNEIFISVQEQMDSFIHRLESVTTSIDSLQQSQIVLVKTMGNVSVVAEQSSASSEEVASLSGEQENVSEVLVELSAKLENASVRLKERLAMFAR, from the coding sequence ATGAAGAATTCACTTCAAGCGACGACGAATGTAAAGAAATCTTGGCTCGGAAATATGGGCTTTAATCCTTCGAAATCGGTAGGCGCTCGTTTGTTTGTCATCTTTTTTTTCGCGACCATGGTCTTTGTACTGAGTCTGGGACTTGTATCGTACAACATGTCTAAGAATACCATCCAGAATAATGCGCAATTGGCTAATCAGCAGGCCGTGAGCCTGACGGCAGAGAAGCTGGAGCTTATTTTGCAACGATATGAGGATTCGCTTCAGCAATCCCTTTTTACCAGCGAGCTCCAGGATATGGTCAGGCAAGCTTCATTAGAAAGTACAGATAGTCGGCAACAAATCGTTCTCAAGCAAAAAATATCGGCAGCGTTAGGTAATTGGGTATTTGCTAATCCTGGTGTTCTGGCCGCGTATATCATTCCCAAGAACGATATAATGGCCAATGTCGTGTACGGGACAGCTGATGAGGAGTTTCTTGATGGAGTCAAAGATCATGAATGGTACAAGACATTAATGGAAACGAAGCAATCCTTATGGCTGGCCGGAGAGAGTAGAAGCGAAGATCAGCCTCCTTCCATTTTTCGTCTAGCGAAGACATTAGCGAATTCCAGAGGGAATAGCTCTTACGTCGTAGTCGTCGACATGAGAACATCGATCATGACCGATGAACTAAAAAAGGCGGATTTGGGAGGACAGTCGCTCCTCCAATTGGTTACATCCGACAAACAAATGATTGCTTCTTCAGATGATACGGGGTCATTTAGCTCTGAAGCGGTTTTTGCTGGGAATGAGTCGCAGAAAGAACAGGGAAGTTTGAAGGGGAAAGATGTAAACGGAAGACCGGTACTGACCGTGTACAGTACCATTGGTCTAACCCATTGGAAACTAGTAAGTACCTTACCTGTTGCTTATCTGGTGAAGGACGTCAACAAAATAATTTCTACTACATACATAACAGCCGGAATTGTTGCACTTATCGCTCTATTTATCGGAATTTGGATGGCGAAGACGATTGCAGATCCACTAAGAACGATGCAAGGTCTAATGCAGCGGGCTGCTAAAGGTAACCTGAACGTTAGAATGAAGCAACGTGGGAAGGATGAGATTGGTCAATTATCTTCTTCCTTCAACGATATGATGGAACAGATTACCTCATTGGTAGAACAGACCCATTTAACGGCCATTGAGGTGTTGGACACAGCCGGTGAACTTAGTGATGCATCGCGTAAGACAGCTATATCTGCTAAGGAGATTGCTGTAGCTACTGAAGAAATTGCGATTGGTGCTACAAATCTAGCCCTTGAAGCCGAGCGGGGGAACGGGTTCACGGAACAATTCTCTGATGAAATGGGGCGGGTGATTGAGGCTAACAGAGCTATGAATAACGCTGCACTTGCAGTAGGGGAATCTAGTGTACGCGGAATTACTCAGCTTGAAGCATTGCTTGAGACCACTCAATCGACCGAACAATCAACTGAGATCTTGTTAGGAAAGGTAAGCAGTCTTAATGAGACGGCATCTTCTGTTCTACAGATACTTGAGGTCCTACAAAACATAACGAAGCAAACAAATATATTATCGCTCAATGCCACGATTGAGGCGGCTAGAGCTGGAGTTGCCGGTAAAGGATTCAAGGTTGTCGCTGACGAGATTCGGGGATTGGCTGAACAGTCCAGACAATCCATCGACATGGTACGGCAAATTACGGATCGCATCATGAGTGAGATGAACGATACAGTGAACGTGTTGTCAGAAGTAATCCCTCTGTATGGAGTCCAAATGAAAGCAGTAAAAGGTACGAACGAGATTTTTATTTCGGTACAGGAGCAAATGGATAGCTTCATACATCGCCTGGAATCTGTCACTACTTCAATTGATAGTCTACAACAATCACAGATCGTATTAGTAAAAACGATGGGTAATGTTAGCGTAGTAGCAGAACAATCATCAGCCTCATCAGAGGAGGTTGCTTCGCTTAGTGGTGAACAAGAGAACGTAAGTGAAGTACTGGTTGAACTGTCTGCAAAATTAGAGAATGCATCTGTTCGGTTGAAAGAAAGATTGGCAATGTTTGCGCGCTAA
- a CDS encoding alpha/beta fold hydrolase translates to MANDMPLVELSQYNGNSPKPGDHHSYWERALKELDEQSLDYELVPADFISDLAECYHLYFTGVGGARIHAKYVKPKVIKEKGAGMAYFHGYACDSGDWMDKVNFAAHGITVLAMDCRGQGGLSEDNLTVQGTTIRGHIIRGVDDPNPDKLYFRNVYLDTVQTVRILMSMEHIDPQRIGVHGLSQGGGLTIACAALEPRVKLAIPVYPFLTDYRRAWELDITTSAYEELAYYFRFFDPHHHREDELFNKLGYIDIQNLAERIQAKVLFVTGLSDTICPPSTQFAAYNKIISEKELLVYHEYGHEYLPRLSDRTLQEFLKL, encoded by the coding sequence ATGGCTAACGACATGCCTTTAGTAGAATTGAGTCAATATAACGGTAACAGTCCAAAACCGGGGGACCACCATTCCTATTGGGAGCGGGCTTTAAAAGAGCTAGATGAACAATCACTAGATTACGAGTTAGTGCCAGCGGATTTCATAAGTGATCTTGCTGAGTGTTACCATTTGTACTTTACGGGTGTTGGGGGAGCAAGAATTCACGCTAAATATGTCAAACCTAAAGTAATCAAAGAGAAAGGGGCGGGGATGGCTTATTTCCACGGATATGCCTGTGATAGTGGGGATTGGATGGACAAAGTGAATTTTGCGGCACACGGCATTACTGTACTTGCTATGGATTGCCGTGGCCAAGGTGGACTTTCAGAAGATAATCTGACCGTTCAGGGAACGACAATCCGCGGTCATATCATCCGCGGTGTAGATGATCCTAATCCAGATAAATTGTATTTCCGAAACGTATACTTGGACACAGTGCAAACCGTTCGAATTTTGATGTCGATGGAGCATATTGATCCACAGCGGATTGGGGTACATGGGCTCTCTCAAGGTGGAGGATTGACGATCGCTTGTGCAGCACTCGAACCACGGGTTAAGCTGGCGATTCCGGTATACCCGTTCCTAACTGATTATCGCAGAGCCTGGGAACTAGACATTACGACATCTGCATACGAAGAGCTGGCTTATTATTTCCGCTTCTTCGATCCACACCATCACCGTGAGGACGAATTGTTCAATAAGCTTGGGTACATCGATATTCAAAATTTAGCGGAACGTATACAGGCAAAAGTACTATTTGTAACGGGGTTATCAGACACGATTTGCCCACCATCAACTCAATTTGCGGCGTATAACAAGATCATCTCCGAGAAGGAACTTCTTGTGTATCACGAGTACGGTCATGAGTATTTACCTCGTTTGAGTGATCGGACATTACAAGAGTTTTTGAAGCTGTAG
- a CDS encoding glycoside hydrolase family 130 protein, translated as MTEVKIIGENLPNMPWQNKPESAVGPVWRHSDNPVIKRNPAKGIARIFNSAVAAFEDRFVGVFRAETINGRPHLHMGWSDDALNWNIEEERIEFVNEKGQPFQPNYAYDPRLVKVENSYYIIWCTDFYGAAIGVAKTDDFQTFVRLDNPFLPFNRNGVLFPRKINDNFVMLSRPSDSGHTPFGDVFLSESPDFKYWGKHRHVMTKGGQGWWQSVKIGGGPAPIETSEGWLMFYHGVTGTCNGLVYSMGAVILDLEEPSKVKYRSSTYVLTPEEWYEERGFVNNVVFPCSTLFDAESGRIAIYYGAADTYVGVAYTTVQEIVDYVIATHEEVGDDAEIGII; from the coding sequence ATGACAGAAGTGAAAATTATCGGAGAAAACCTACCAAATATGCCTTGGCAAAACAAACCTGAAAGCGCTGTGGGACCGGTATGGAGACATAGTGACAATCCGGTGATCAAGAGAAATCCAGCAAAAGGGATCGCGCGTATATTCAACAGTGCAGTTGCTGCGTTTGAAGATCGTTTTGTGGGTGTGTTCCGTGCAGAAACGATCAATGGACGTCCTCATTTACATATGGGCTGGAGCGATGACGCCCTGAATTGGAACATTGAAGAGGAACGTATTGAATTTGTTAATGAAAAAGGGCAACCGTTCCAACCCAACTATGCATATGACCCTCGATTAGTTAAAGTAGAGAATTCTTACTATATTATCTGGTGTACCGATTTCTATGGTGCTGCAATTGGTGTTGCAAAAACAGATGATTTCCAAACATTTGTTCGTCTAGATAATCCTTTTTTACCATTTAACCGTAACGGGGTGCTGTTTCCTAGAAAAATTAATGATAATTTCGTTATGCTATCCCGTCCGAGTGACAGCGGACATACGCCATTTGGCGATGTGTTCCTGAGTGAAAGTCCGGACTTTAAATATTGGGGTAAACACCGTCATGTGATGACAAAAGGTGGTCAAGGCTGGTGGCAATCCGTAAAAATTGGTGGGGGGCCGGCTCCGATAGAAACATCGGAGGGTTGGTTGATGTTTTACCATGGAGTGACCGGGACATGTAATGGACTCGTGTACAGTATGGGGGCTGTGATTCTCGATCTAGAAGAACCTTCGAAGGTTAAATACCGTTCTAGCACTTATGTGTTGACACCAGAGGAATGGTATGAAGAGAGAGGGTTTGTAAATAACGTGGTATTCCCATGCTCAACACTTTTTGATGCAGAGAGTGGTAGAATTGCAATTTACTACGGAGCGGCAGACACTTATGTCGGTGTAGCGTATACAACGGTGCAAGAAATCGTAGATTATGTGATTGCGACGCATGAAGAAGTCGGCGACGATGCTGAAATAGGTATTATTTAA
- a CDS encoding carbohydrate ABC transporter permease — MFRLKYATANVFKYLTLLLGAFVSLVPIVVVLFASLKTNKEYGSTGPLTPPENWANFANYTKAFVEGKMLLGFGNTVFIVIVSIIGASLIGSMIAYVLNRFKFRGSKLLMGAFLLATLIPSVTTQVATFRIINAFHLVDTRFAPILLYLGTDIIAVYIFLQFLDTISESLDESAMLDGASYFTIYGRIILPLLAPAVVTVIIIKGVNVYNDFYTPFLYMPSENLQVISTALYKFKGPYGSQWEVICAAIMITIVPILIAFLSLQKYIYNGFAQGSEK; from the coding sequence ATGTTTAGACTGAAGTATGCCACAGCGAACGTGTTTAAATATTTGACGTTGCTCTTAGGAGCATTTGTGTCGCTAGTACCAATTGTTGTCGTTTTGTTTGCTTCACTAAAGACGAACAAAGAATATGGGTCGACAGGTCCTCTTACTCCTCCCGAAAATTGGGCTAATTTCGCTAACTATACGAAGGCTTTTGTAGAAGGAAAGATGTTGCTTGGATTCGGGAATACCGTGTTTATAGTGATCGTATCGATCATTGGGGCATCGTTAATTGGTTCAATGATTGCTTATGTACTGAACCGTTTCAAATTTCGCGGGAGTAAATTGTTAATGGGTGCATTCTTGCTTGCTACTCTCATTCCGAGTGTGACGACGCAAGTTGCTACATTTCGGATCATTAATGCATTTCATTTGGTAGATACTCGTTTTGCTCCGATTCTTCTTTATCTTGGGACTGATATCATTGCTGTGTATATTTTCTTGCAGTTTTTAGACACGATATCCGAATCTCTCGATGAATCAGCGATGCTAGACGGCGCTTCTTATTTCACGATTTATGGAAGAATTATTTTGCCGTTACTTGCCCCAGCGGTTGTAACCGTCATTATCATTAAAGGTGTTAATGTCTACAACGATTTCTACACACCATTTCTTTACATGCCAAGTGAGAATTTACAAGTAATATCGACGGCTTTGTATAAATTTAAAGGTCCGTACGGGTCGCAGTGGGAAGTAATTTGCGCGGCTATTATGATTACGATTGTTCCAATACTTATCGCGTTCTTATCATTACAAAAATATATATACAACGGATTTGCACAGGGTTCAGAAAAATAA
- a CDS encoding carbohydrate ABC transporter permease, which produces MFKNLSYKAQRRIIIIAFSIIPVALLITFAYLPVFNMFKYSFTNWNGYSKAYDNVGFENYKTIFTDSKYFTVFKVALYYFGATFVQMGLALYFATILSFKTWFKNFFKGVLFFPFLLNGVAIGFIFLFFFRGDGTLDTILQFIGLGDFTQGWLLNPKIINISLSGASVWRYMGFNFIIFLGAISSIGKDIYEAADIDGANRWHQFVHIIIPSIQKILQLNLILAISGAISAFDIPYIMTNGSNGSNTFVIQTVTTAFKYNKLGLASAMAVVLLIIVVLVTVLQKALIKEEK; this is translated from the coding sequence GTGTTTAAAAATTTAAGTTATAAGGCACAACGAAGAATAATCATTATTGCTTTTTCAATTATTCCGGTAGCCCTGCTAATTACATTTGCTTATTTACCGGTATTCAACATGTTTAAGTACAGCTTCACGAACTGGAACGGATATAGCAAGGCTTATGATAATGTCGGCTTTGAGAACTACAAAACGATATTTACGGATTCGAAGTATTTTACCGTGTTTAAAGTTGCATTGTACTATTTCGGAGCAACCTTTGTGCAGATGGGCCTTGCTTTATATTTTGCTACGATTCTAAGTTTTAAAACTTGGTTCAAGAACTTTTTTAAAGGAGTGCTATTTTTCCCTTTCCTTCTTAATGGAGTGGCTATCGGCTTTATATTCCTCTTTTTCTTCAGAGGAGATGGCACGTTAGATACGATACTGCAATTTATTGGTCTTGGAGACTTCACACAAGGTTGGCTCCTGAACCCAAAGATTATTAACATTTCATTATCGGGTGCTTCTGTTTGGAGATATATGGGGTTTAACTTCATTATTTTCTTAGGCGCGATTTCCTCGATCGGCAAAGATATATATGAAGCTGCGGATATTGATGGAGCAAATCGTTGGCATCAATTTGTGCATATCATTATTCCTAGTATTCAAAAAATACTACAGTTGAACCTGATTTTAGCAATTAGTGGTGCGATTAGTGCATTTGATATTCCTTATATTATGACTAACGGCTCCAATGGCAGTAACACGTTCGTTATTCAAACTGTGACTACGGCCTTTAAATATAACAAATTAGGTCTGGCTTCCGCTATGGCTGTGGTGCTTCTGATCATCGTCGTTCTTGTGACGGTACTTCAGAAGGCGCTGATCAAGGAGGAGAAGTAA
- a CDS encoding ABC transporter substrate-binding protein, whose amino-acid sequence MKKNKVFFGFMALMLVLTMLAGCGSKNNNEGAAKPTNSGNATETAKPEESAPPEISGEITVLTQRTDIVDTVFKEYAAEFNKIYPNVKVNFQALSDYEGQITVRMNSNDYGDVLLVPTSIPLADTAQFFEPLGDLAEMSKQYIGLEERAVDGKAYGIPTAVNFSGILYNKKVFADAGVSTAPRTPDEFLSALKAVKDKGEAIPLYTNYADGWPLTQWEAVLTTAAGSVDYVNVEQVNTDDNFVQGKPHYDLYKIMYDAAKQGLIEPDPTTTNWDASKVDMANGKIGAMVLGSWAIGQVQGLAANPDDIAYMPFPTNAKEVIMPLADDYTLGISLHSKNKEAARAWIDWFINESGYPTEQAGGMSPVVGAELPATLKQFEGTDVKFELQTPAQAGQEGFVDKIDKDAEIGLWQPEFKKRIIEAGIGNLKDSYDDIMKDLNDAWVKSRAKVVK is encoded by the coding sequence ATGAAGAAAAACAAAGTATTTTTTGGATTTATGGCACTTATGCTCGTATTGACAATGTTAGCGGGTTGTGGTTCGAAGAACAACAACGAAGGTGCTGCAAAGCCAACGAACTCGGGTAACGCGACAGAGACAGCTAAACCTGAGGAAAGTGCTCCACCTGAAATCTCTGGAGAAATTACCGTTCTTACACAAAGAACTGATATCGTAGACACAGTGTTTAAAGAGTATGCTGCTGAATTTAATAAGATATATCCTAATGTAAAAGTAAACTTCCAAGCTTTGTCCGACTATGAGGGACAAATTACAGTTCGTATGAACTCCAATGATTATGGTGATGTTCTCCTGGTTCCAACTAGTATTCCACTTGCGGATACAGCGCAATTCTTCGAACCACTAGGTGATCTAGCAGAAATGAGCAAGCAATATATCGGTCTAGAAGAGAGAGCAGTTGATGGAAAAGCTTATGGTATTCCAACAGCCGTGAACTTCTCGGGTATTCTTTACAATAAGAAAGTATTTGCTGATGCGGGTGTTTCGACAGCTCCAAGAACACCGGATGAGTTCTTGTCTGCGTTGAAAGCGGTTAAAGACAAAGGTGAAGCAATTCCTTTATATACGAACTATGCAGATGGTTGGCCATTGACGCAATGGGAGGCTGTACTTACCACGGCTGCAGGAAGTGTTGATTATGTGAATGTTGAACAAGTGAATACCGACGACAACTTTGTTCAAGGTAAACCTCACTACGATCTTTACAAAATTATGTACGACGCTGCAAAACAAGGTTTGATCGAACCCGACCCGACGACAACGAACTGGGATGCTTCTAAAGTAGATATGGCTAACGGAAAGATTGGTGCTATGGTACTCGGATCTTGGGCTATTGGTCAAGTACAGGGTCTGGCTGCGAATCCTGATGATATCGCCTATATGCCTTTCCCTACAAATGCTAAAGAAGTCATCATGCCGTTGGCGGACGATTATACCCTAGGGATTAGCTTACACAGTAAAAATAAAGAAGCAGCTAGAGCGTGGATCGACTGGTTCATTAACGAATCAGGTTACCCAACAGAGCAAGCTGGTGGAATGAGCCCAGTTGTTGGCGCTGAACTTCCTGCTACATTGAAACAATTTGAAGGTACAGATGTGAAATTTGAATTGCAAACACCGGCTCAAGCTGGGCAAGAAGGCTTTGTTGATAAGATCGATAAAGATGCTGAAATCGGTCTATGGCAGCCTGAATTCAAGAAACGTATTATCGAAGCTGGTATCGGTAACTTGAAAGACTCCTATGATGATATCATGAAAGACTTGAATGACGCATGGGTAAAATCTCGTGCAAAAGTAGTGAAATAG
- a CDS encoding LacI family DNA-binding transcriptional regulator: MRNNVTMQDIANKLGVSSVTVSKALSDKEGVSDNLKTKIKKLAIEMGYRYNSAAKSIKDGLSYNIGVMIPQRFTGANESFYLKVYQQIALHLDHYGYYGILNILSNEDEQQLNFPRIYSENKVDGIIILGQVSKKYIETVQSMDLPKLFLDFYDEHAAIDSIVTDNFYGAYEITNYLIRSGHREIAYVGNIYSTSSIQDRFLGYYKSLLEHGLTLDNKLLLNDRDEQGKFIDIELPQDMPTAFVCNCDQVAFELCDRLNSMGFKVPEDCSVVGFDNDIYATLSTPQLTTVEVDIDQMARTAVKSIMDKVTNPNRQIGRILVQGKIIYRDSVRKLVDEPSPSNN, encoded by the coding sequence ATGAGAAACAATGTAACAATGCAGGACATCGCTAACAAACTGGGAGTAAGCAGTGTAACCGTATCAAAAGCTCTAAGCGATAAAGAAGGCGTCAGCGATAACCTAAAAACGAAGATCAAGAAATTAGCCATAGAAATGGGCTATCGTTATAACTCTGCAGCCAAATCCATCAAAGACGGACTTTCATATAATATTGGAGTGATGATTCCTCAACGTTTTACCGGAGCTAATGAATCCTTCTACTTGAAGGTTTATCAACAGATAGCGCTTCATTTAGACCACTATGGTTATTATGGGATTTTGAACATCTTAAGTAATGAAGATGAACAGCAATTAAACTTCCCGAGGATTTATAGTGAGAACAAAGTAGATGGGATTATTATCTTGGGACAAGTTAGTAAGAAATATATAGAAACAGTGCAGAGTATGGATTTACCGAAACTGTTCTTAGACTTTTATGATGAGCATGCCGCAATCGACTCAATCGTTACAGACAATTTTTATGGCGCATATGAAATTACGAACTATTTAATTCGTAGCGGCCACCGTGAGATTGCTTACGTTGGAAATATCTATTCTACTAGCAGTATTCAAGACCGCTTCCTAGGTTATTACAAATCTCTGCTAGAGCATGGATTGACGCTTGATAATAAACTGCTTCTTAACGACCGGGACGAGCAGGGTAAATTTATTGACATTGAATTGCCTCAGGACATGCCTACTGCGTTTGTATGCAACTGTGATCAAGTCGCCTTTGAGCTGTGTGATCGATTGAATTCAATGGGCTTTAAAGTCCCTGAAGATTGTTCTGTCGTTGGATTTGATAATGATATTTATGCAACTCTATCTACTCCGCAGCTTACTACAGTTGAGGTTGATATTGATCAAATGGCACGTACAGCCGTAAAATCTATCATGGATAAAGTAACTAATCCGAATCGCCAAATTGGACGGATTCTTGTCCAAGGTAAGATTATTTATCGGGATTCCGTTCGAAAATTAGTCGATGAACCTTCGCCTTCTAACAATTAA
- a CDS encoding glycoside hydrolase family 113, with product MKLQGYIAGMTWGFMGIRGTWANPTATYSMEQMVDKTQVNWTAIAFSATQETAHSTEIAFWEEPTVSDEEVKWAISKAKSLGLKICLKPIVNCSDGTWRAHINFFDKDVPCEPKWSEWFHSYNRYIVHYARIAEEMGCEMLCIGCEMVQTDRREQEWRNLISEVRAVYSGLITYNCDKYQEDNVTWWDAVDMISSSGYYPVQNWEAQLNRIEAVVQKYNKPFFFMEAGCPSRTGSSDIPNDWTLAGNPNEAEQAQFYRTMFSACETRPWVQGFMLWDWPVVLYPRETAPTNDDYCVFGKEAETVVATYYAAKIRDYECLVRSESD from the coding sequence ATGAAACTGCAAGGATACATCGCAGGCATGACATGGGGTTTCATGGGAATACGAGGCACATGGGCTAACCCTACGGCTACATATTCTATGGAACAAATGGTAGACAAGACACAAGTCAACTGGACCGCCATCGCCTTTTCAGCTACGCAGGAGACTGCTCATTCCACTGAAATCGCTTTCTGGGAAGAGCCTACCGTAAGCGATGAAGAGGTTAAATGGGCCATTAGTAAAGCGAAATCACTTGGTTTAAAGATTTGCCTCAAACCAATCGTCAATTGCTCCGATGGGACTTGGCGGGCTCACATTAATTTCTTCGACAAGGATGTACCTTGTGAACCGAAATGGTCTGAGTGGTTCCATTCCTATAATCGCTATATTGTTCATTATGCTAGGATCGCCGAAGAAATGGGTTGCGAGATGCTCTGTATTGGCTGTGAAATGGTGCAAACCGACCGACGTGAACAGGAATGGCGCAATCTCATTTCTGAGGTACGAGCTGTCTATTCCGGACTCATCACTTATAACTGTGATAAGTATCAAGAAGACAATGTAACCTGGTGGGATGCTGTAGACATGATTTCATCAAGCGGATATTATCCTGTCCAAAATTGGGAGGCACAGTTGAACCGGATTGAAGCTGTCGTTCAGAAATATAACAAGCCGTTCTTCTTCATGGAAGCAGGTTGCCCAAGTCGAACTGGCTCGAGTGACATCCCCAATGACTGGACTCTTGCAGGTAATCCTAACGAAGCAGAACAAGCGCAATTTTACCGCACAATGTTTAGCGCCTGTGAAACTAGGCCATGGGTTCAAGGATTTATGCTTTGGGATTGGCCTGTTGTTCTTTACCCGCGGGAAACAGCCCCCACTAATGATGATTATTGTGTATTTGGTAAAGAAGCTGAAACCGTTGTTGCGACATACTATGCTGCAAAGATCCGGGATTATGAATGCCTTGTAAGGAGTGAATCAGATTGA
- a CDS encoding AGE family epimerase/isomerase, with amino-acid sequence MIAYADWIEQLEGELKDNILSFWLEHTPDNEYGGFISYIDQEMNVNNQADKGLVLTARILWTFAAAYRKYPHNNRYLEMADRAYAYLQNTFVDHEHGGYYWMIDYLGRPVQDKKQVYGQSFVIYALSEYYLVTGREEVRDQAASLFELLEKYSYDPINRGYVEALTREWQQTDDLTLSDKDLNEKKSMNTHLHVLEGYTNLYRIWPSSALKQKLTELIEVTLNHIIDPNSSHFHLFFDEEWQIKSHHISYGHDIEGSWLLVEAAEVLGDSELIRRVQRIAILMAEAVLTEGVDEDGAIWNEADKQGLTDSNKDWWPQAEAMVGFYNSYQLTGDTRFEEASLRSWNFIRNYMVDQVHGEWYWSVNQARIPQAHEPKVSVWKCPYHNGRACLEMLHRLTGSNHHSS; translated from the coding sequence TTGATAGCCTACGCAGATTGGATAGAACAGCTTGAAGGGGAACTCAAAGACAATATTTTGTCTTTTTGGCTTGAACATACGCCAGACAATGAATACGGTGGGTTTATTAGTTATATAGACCAAGAGATGAACGTGAATAACCAAGCCGATAAAGGTCTAGTTCTGACTGCTAGAATATTATGGACTTTCGCTGCAGCTTACCGTAAGTATCCTCATAATAACCGCTACTTGGAGATGGCCGATCGGGCTTATGCCTACTTACAGAACACATTCGTAGATCACGAGCATGGCGGATATTACTGGATGATCGACTATCTAGGTCGCCCCGTCCAGGATAAGAAACAGGTATACGGCCAGTCTTTTGTAATTTATGCGTTGAGTGAATATTATCTGGTAACTGGCCGTGAAGAAGTACGAGATCAAGCCGCAAGTTTGTTCGAACTACTAGAGAAGTACAGTTACGATCCGATCAACCGAGGTTATGTTGAAGCCTTGACTCGGGAGTGGCAACAGACCGATGATCTAACACTAAGTGATAAAGATTTGAATGAGAAGAAATCGATGAATACCCATCTTCATGTTCTAGAAGGTTATACGAATTTGTACCGGATATGGCCTTCCTCCGCTCTTAAGCAGAAGCTGACAGAGTTAATAGAAGTAACACTGAATCATATTATCGATCCTAACAGCTCCCACTTTCACCTATTCTTCGATGAAGAATGGCAAATTAAGAGCCATCATATTTCATATGGTCACGATATCGAAGGCAGCTGGCTTCTGGTGGAAGCCGCGGAAGTCCTCGGAGATTCCGAGCTAATACGCCGAGTGCAGCGTATCGCCATTCTAATGGCAGAAGCTGTTCTAACTGAAGGTGTAGATGAGGATGGCGCAATTTGGAATGAAGCAGACAAGCAAGGACTAACAGATAGCAATAAAGATTGGTGGCCGCAAGCCGAGGCCATGGTTGGCTTCTATAATAGCTATCAATTAACTGGTGACACCAGGTTTGAAGAAGCTTCACTTCGGTCTTGGAATTTCATACGAAATTATATGGTTGATCAAGTTCATGGGGAGTGGTATTGGTCCGTCAATCAAGCTAGAATTCCCCAAGCTCACGAACCCAAAGTCAGCGTATGGAAGTGCCCTTATCATAACGGTAGAGCTTGTCTGGAAATGCTCCATCGGTTAACTGGCAGCAATCATCATTCATCATAA